From Rhodococcus antarcticus, the proteins below share one genomic window:
- a CDS encoding branched-chain amino acid ABC transporter permease encodes MRGLGLAGVVLVLLALVYLLGDKSAALVNQAVVTGTLLGGVYALVSMGLTLIFGVLGIVNFAQGTMLTLSMYAAYVLVTSLGLNVYLATLLLVPLLFGLGYLVQLLLLNRLMSEGETEGQLLVTLGLSLLIANGLLLAFGGQPKSITAPVGGNLRFLGAVASVPRVIAFVGAIVLALALTAVLQRTRLGLSIRAVAANGQGAAMVGVNVKRVFAVTFGLGAACVGAAGGLVLPFFSLTPSTGEQFTILAFVIVVLGGLGSVTGAVLGGLAIGLLQTVGGLFVPGTGALLLVFAVFVVVLFVRPQGLFGSDL; translated from the coding sequence GTGCGAGGGCTCGGGCTGGCAGGGGTGGTGCTGGTGCTGCTGGCGCTGGTCTACCTGCTGGGCGACAAGAGCGCGGCCCTGGTCAACCAGGCCGTGGTGACCGGCACCCTGCTCGGCGGCGTGTACGCACTGGTCTCGATGGGGCTGACCCTCATCTTCGGGGTGTTGGGCATCGTCAACTTCGCGCAGGGCACGATGCTGACCCTGTCCATGTACGCGGCGTACGTGCTGGTCACCTCGTTAGGCCTCAACGTCTACCTGGCTACCCTGCTGCTGGTCCCGCTGCTGTTCGGCCTCGGGTACCTCGTGCAGCTGCTGCTGCTCAACCGGCTGATGTCTGAGGGCGAGACCGAGGGCCAGCTGCTGGTCACCCTCGGACTGTCGCTGCTGATCGCCAACGGACTGCTGCTGGCCTTCGGGGGCCAGCCGAAGTCGATCACCGCCCCCGTCGGCGGCAACCTGCGCTTCCTCGGTGCGGTGGCCTCGGTGCCGCGCGTCATCGCGTTCGTCGGCGCCATCGTGCTGGCCCTGGCCCTGACTGCGGTGCTGCAGCGCACCCGGCTGGGGCTCTCGATCCGCGCGGTGGCCGCCAACGGACAGGGTGCCGCGATGGTGGGCGTCAACGTCAAGCGGGTGTTTGCGGTGACCTTCGGGCTGGGCGCCGCCTGCGTGGGCGCCGCTGGGGGCCTGGTGCTGCCGTTCTTCAGCCTCACCCCGAGCACCGGGGAGCAGTTCACCATCCTGGCCTTTGTCATCGTGGTGCTGGGTGGCCTGGGAAGCGTCACCGGTGCCGTGCTCGGCGGCCTGGCGATCGGGCTCCTGCAAACCGTGGGCGGGTTGTTCGTGCCCGGCACGGGGGCGCTCCTGCTGGTCTTCGCCGTGTTCGTGGTCGTGCTGTTCGTGCGACCCCAGGGACTATTCGGGAGCGACCTGTGA